The following proteins come from a genomic window of Nostoc sp. TCL26-01:
- a CDS encoding acyltransferase: MSKYIKPLTSLRGIAALIVVIHHFAYYGLPQVGMMFSSHSDFFRNGYLSVDFFFILSGFIMAHVYVSHFDSGVSGDKYRSYLFSRFARIYPLHLFMLLLFIGMEIVKLFWLNLPAFTGKFNLTALFANVVLLQAFDLNCPPLFKCDTYWNEPAWSISVEFVIYCVFPILLFCLLKTPQKRDLQIYITTLIGMLLVIFIAAGNLNNIIGIPAIARCGLECVLGILSYKFYCRSTQKTFFNLDIIAVIAIVWIVFIMQYNWGDLRFIRSVHDWLVLPAFSLLILAVSIHSNGFITKLLNSSIMLYLGTISYSIYMIHWFLQEFLKLFWFYKFHVNFGSDFHEYQTWMSLGLFVTAVLLIASLTYQFIELPMRSYLKSMSFVKKYVYRQ, translated from the coding sequence ATGTCTAAATACATCAAACCCTTAACTTCCCTGCGAGGAATAGCTGCTTTAATTGTAGTTATTCACCATTTTGCTTATTACGGTTTACCGCAAGTAGGGATGATGTTTTCATCCCATAGTGATTTTTTCCGTAATGGTTATTTATCGGTAGATTTCTTCTTCATTTTAAGCGGTTTTATTATGGCTCACGTTTATGTCAGCCATTTTGACTCTGGTGTGAGTGGAGATAAATATCGCTCTTATTTATTCTCCCGCTTCGCCAGAATTTATCCTCTACATTTATTCATGCTCTTGCTGTTTATTGGCATGGAAATAGTCAAACTATTCTGGCTCAATCTTCCTGCTTTCACTGGCAAGTTTAACTTGACGGCTCTTTTTGCCAATGTTGTGCTTTTACAAGCTTTTGACTTAAATTGTCCACCTTTATTTAAATGTGATACCTACTGGAATGAACCAGCTTGGTCTATTAGTGTAGAGTTCGTCATTTACTGCGTATTTCCGATTCTCTTATTTTGCTTATTAAAAACACCCCAAAAACGTGATTTACAAATATACATCACCACTTTAATTGGGATGTTGCTAGTAATATTCATTGCTGCTGGGAATCTAAATAATATTATTGGCATTCCGGCGATCGCTAGATGTGGTCTAGAATGCGTACTTGGTATTTTAAGTTACAAATTTTATTGTCGTAGTACCCAAAAAACTTTTTTTAACCTGGATATAATAGCAGTCATAGCTATAGTCTGGATTGTCTTCATTATGCAGTACAACTGGGGTGACTTGCGGTTTATTCGTAGTGTTCATGACTGGCTAGTGCTACCAGCCTTTTCTCTACTAATTTTAGCTGTATCTATTCATAGTAATGGTTTCATCACCAAACTACTAAACTCATCTATCATGCTATATTTGGGGACTATATCTTACTCAATTTACATGATTCATTGGTTTTTACAAGAATTCTTAAAGCTTTTCTGGTTTTATAAATTTCATGTAAATTTTGGTAGCGATTTCCATGAATATCAGACTTGGATGAGTTTGGGTCTGTTTGTCACGGCTGTATTATTGATAGCATCACTGACTTACCAATTTATAGAACTGCCTATGCGTAGCTATTTAAAGTCAATGAGTTTTGTAAAGAAATATGTTTATCGTCAATAA